A segment of the Trifolium pratense cultivar HEN17-A07 linkage group LG7, ARS_RC_1.1, whole genome shotgun sequence genome:
CACAGGTATCACGGGTCTCTAAACTAGTTTTCACattttcacataaaaaaaaaatacagaaatATGAAGGGAAGTGTAATTTACTCTAAGTAACCAAACCACTATTTtactcattcattcattcatcaaaaAAAACTTCTGTGGGAAAGCTCGAAGTGAATTCAGAGGCACAAAAGAAGTCTCTAAGCTACGCACAAAAGAGGTATCATATCATGTATTATACTCTTTCATCACTTCACATGtagtattaattaatgttattgttattgttatttgaTTTTTTCATCAGTTACCTTATAGCTTAACCGTGttctttcttccttttttcactataaaagtTTTCGACTTTTTTTTGCATGCTTTAAACACATAACTATCCATTCTTCTTATTGTGTTATTACATCAAACATGTAATGTAACTTCTTTCTCATCATAATGCAAGTTAATTAtgtgttattattatatatatatatatgtgttatattatgattatgattatgatagtGATGAATCttgttttggttttatttttgtgtttgacCCTTTGAATTATATCTTGCAGAATTTGTTGCCCTTATTAAAATCTTGATTCAATTAACTTGTTGTGATGGGTCCTTTGAAAGTAAccaaaaagagaagaaagacaGAGATGAATCATGATGACATTACCGGGTCATCTGAGAAAGAGGGTGTTGTAGATTGGTGGGATGAATTGTCAAAAAAGATCAATGGtatattttcatcatcactgtataTTCAATTTATCTAATTGCTTAACTTTTTTTATGTCTCATATTGCTTTTGATTGTGAATTATGGTTTGGTATGATCAATGTATTGGTTTTcaattctcatctctattttacaaatttgtagttttgtttattttgatatGTAAGATACGGATCCCAAATTTATTTGACTTTTAATTTGATTATCATTATGATCGCGCTATCTTACCAATCGTGGAATGTTgtaatcaaatatataattgcATTATGATTAACCTTAAAAAGGTTTGTTTATCACATAGTACAAATTTTAGTTGTCAGAATTTGAACCTTGAACCTCATTCTGAAACCACGTCATGTTAGTAGTCAGAATTTGAACCTTAAACCTCATTCTGAAACCGCGTCATTTGTGTATGACATAGTacattattcttttttatatgtAGTCATAATTTGAACCTTGAACCGCGTTCTAAAACCACGTCAGGTGTACACATAGTACATTCTTGATGATGTATGCTAAATTTCAATGGAGATTGATGCTTTGTTCTTGGTTATGATTTGTCTGTCTTTTCTGCTTTGTGTGAGGTGTAGTAtggtttaaactttaaatttcTAGAGTATCCAAATGTTTTCATACTAAATAACATTAATTTCATGTTttgaaataaagaaaagaatacATATGTATAACACACATCAGATAGGTGTATATTCCCTTTGTTGTATCCCCATCGTGGCACACCTCCGCTCTTCCGCTATCGCGGGCTACTGACTACCTAGATCCCTATATGCAAGATTGTTGATCCCTAGATCAGGTGCTTCAGaacttattattatcttttgttataattCTCTCCAAGATTTCATCAATGCAAAAACACGGTTACTTTTGATGTTAAGTAGTAGATAATTTTACGCGTTACTTAATTGCGGTTCAGCTTTCCAATCATGTTCTTACGTATAGAGGAGAAGGAAACTAACTTCGTTATCCGACAGCATTTTCTTTTACATATTTTGTAGGCTAGTTAATCTAAATTAATCGAATTGATATAGTACTTCAGTTTGTTGGCTCAAAGCATTTTAGTCTACACATTATGTtcggctcaagtggttaatttACACCTAAGTATAACTGAATTTGATAACAAATCGTGGTTATATAACTTTGTTGATAATTGGACAATAGTATCAACAACTTActtgaaataaaattttcagTCAGCTAAGCAATGCAGCTTCTGCTTTCTGTTATTTACTGATTCGCGTAGTGCTAAATAATACATTATTACATAAGTTAATGATAATGAACCAGTTCTTGAGTTTTTGGTTCATTCTGCTGCTTCAGTTAGTCACAACCAGTATTCAACTTTCAAACCTTATGATTTATTCTGATTagtgttaatttaattttagatGAATTGATAACTCATATTTTGGTAAGTTTTGATTGCCTGCTTAAGTACTAATtgcaaaattaatttcaaagaaCTTCAAGAAACTTACCGGTTAGCaagtaatttgtttttctttctgaaCTGAGTGTGCTAAAAGGTTTAACAACTTACATTTTGAAATAGAATCAGCCTCCATACATGATATTTCTATAGGTTATAGAAAACATAGTGTACTAATATATAGGTTATAtaggaaacaaaacatgaattttaAGTAAAATCTTTGGGAGAAAagtcaaacaaaaatacaagCTTATACTACCATTTTATGCAGGTTGATTATATTATGCTAATGTTTAACTCAAACTCACCTAACTCGCAAATTGTGGTGTTTTTCAGTTGTGTGATCATTAGTGATGTTAGTATGGCAGTGTTTGAGGATCATGTTATTACTAGGAACATGACTTGCAACTCAAGCATGTGTTATAGTCTTAATCTATGATAATAAATTTAGTTGTAtgcttgtttttcttttactgTATTTCCTTCAGATTCATGTATAAATCGTTTCCGCGAATTCTTAGAACTCGTATTGATTGGCAGGTCTACAGAAGTCACCACCAAAGATCTACCGAAAGACGTTTGAGTACATATGTTCACTTGTCAAGGATGATATTGCAACAAAATCCGCGCATTTCTCGTTTTCAAATGGAAAGCCAGTGGGTTTAATTGATCAAGTGGCTGTGGCATTAAGAAGGTTAGGATCCGGCGACTCATTTGTCGTAATTGGTGAATCATTTGGGCTAAGCCACTCAACCGTATCGCAAATCACATGGCGATTCGTTGAATCCATGGAAGAGAGAGCCCTTCATCACCTTCAATGGCCTTCAACACAAGAGGAAATGAATACAATCAAGtcaaaatttgagaaaatacaAGGCTTCCCTAATTGCTGCGGCGCCATTGATGTTACTCACATCACACTGAATTTACCTGGAACCGAACATTCGAGTGACGTGTGGcttgatcataaaaaaaatcatagcaTGGTTTTGCAAGCAATAGTTGATCCTGACATGAAGTTCCGCGACATAGTCACTGGTTGGCCAGGTAAAATGGAGGACTCATTGATATTTTCGAGCTCAAATTTCAACAAACTGTGTAATAAAGGAGAGAGATTAGATGGAAAGGTATTGAAATTCTCTGAAGAATCAGAAATAAGGGAATATATTATTGGTGATTCAGCTTATCCTTTATTGCCTTACCTTATTGTTCCCTATGAAGAGAAAGAACTCTTAAAGTCCGAGGCGAAAACTCAGTTTAACAAGCTGCATTTGGAAACAAGGATGGTGGCACAAAGAGCATTGACAAGGCTTAAGGAAATGTGGAGAATCATTCGCGGAAATATGTGGCGACCGGACAAACATCGGTTGCCGAGGATTATTCTTGTTTGTTGCTTACTTCACAACATTGTTATTGATATGCAGGATGAAGTGAAGGATGAGTTACTATGTTTGTATCATCATAATCATGACTCAGGATACCAACAACTTGTTTGTGGAGATGCTGATGAGAAGGGAATGGCACTAAGAGAAAGTTTGTTGAGCTACTTGAATGGAAGGTTgcattcatgatttttttttttttatgtttttggtcTATTTTTACTATCATTGGTATAGCTCAAAAAGTTTATAATTGGAATGGATCATGTATGTGTACATTTTACTTGCTCTTCTTTGATTTCTAGACTGTAAAATTCTTTGGATGATTGGATAATGCATGTATACATTTTACCAAATTGTTATGGTTGGGGATTTGTTGCTGGTATAAAGATGTCCTTATTATTACCATTTACTGGCTACATCCTTTTTTATAAGcactttttatgaaaaaaataaaataaaattgactgCTATAATTTAGtaatatatttgatgttttCATTTTGCATATAAATACTTAATACCATACACTTTTGTATATGGATGTGTGTATCTTCTTACACACTTGGTAGTATTCATAATTAACCGAGTAATATGGATGTGAAATGGAGGGATAACTCGGTTAATTGATTAACAAGTTATCTCTCCATTTCATATAAGCCTTcaaatgtaaccaaaaaaaaatatataagccTTCATTTTAACattttgaaagaaagaaaaatcataataaattatctatgaaattatttattttttctgactcataataattataattttttatttcgcTGGAAAGTGAGTCTTCATCGAGTAATTTTATTAGCATCCCTTCCCGTAGATCCCGTACGCTTTCCATTAGTTGTTCAGTACTACATCCATATTCCTTATTTTGTGTTAGCTTTCTAGTCTTCGATTCCGGTTAAGCTGCGGGGACTGACCATTTGGGTATCCGCCTAAGTTGCCCTCCTTTATAGTTTAGACCTTTTGGCCCTATTATAAAACTAACATTGAGTCAGCTTCAAGATagctaattatttttattttttttaagaaatttatatTGTCAACTTTTCCAACATCATACGTTTGTatgatattttagattttagatttagatatcaattgaaatatcctatttatttattctGACTTTTAACtcaaataaattatatgtatatagcaCTTAAACAATTATACTATAccaaatagtataaaaaaattgaaaataattaatagttCAATTGTTAATAAGGATAATTTCATATAATGgtattttcattaattatttattattagtgctctttaatttgaaaaatatgatCTTCACAAAAATATTGTGGTACAATTTATTCCTATTTGTGGAGATCTCCATAGAGATTACCTCATAATTATATGTCGACACACCATTTTATATTAGTCTTTAGGGTAATGTTTAAACATAATATTGTGGTTTTGTCAGTTTTGGTACCTAAATCACATTTCATGCAACTTATAACTTGTATGGAAATGATTTAACTACATTTATTTCTTTgattatagaaatagcttaccCACACATCCTGTGTTTTGGACATTGAGCATGACAGACAGCATGAAATATATTAATGTCATATTGACACCAAAaccacaataaaaaaaaacactggatagtttatttaatttatctgtACAAAAGTTTTTTCAACAAAGCTAAATGAGCACTGGCTAGTCTTAAGGTTCTTGAAGGTGcaacccaaaaataaaatactaatccTAGAACCAGTGTGACACAAAATACATTATTGTAACCAGCGAAATAGAATGATCTCTGCATATATGCTACAATCTAAGCTACATGGTAACAGCCCTTAGTCACCAATATGTCATCTCATCTCCATCGTGAATCCTGCAGAGTTGAATGAAATCAAGTAACAAGTGATATCAATGCTTCTGAAGGCGTCAAATTACACGAAAACAGATTTAACTTGGTTCAAGCTTACCTTAGCTATTAAGTCCAGTGTCAATTAGTAACTCCTTCATTGATGGATATTGAAAATGCTTTTGACCATTTCGACTTTTCAGATGTTGGTACAATAGAATCATCTAGGAAAGGGTTCCAGAAGCCGCCAGGACCGGACAAAACCCAGCTTACTTTTGTTGGTGGTGTGGTTAAGTTATGGAATGAATTTGTTCTGTTGTCTTCCCTCgttttgattttcttctgaGAATTAGTTTTTTTGGAACACTTCAAAAGAAATACAATTAGTTACAATTAATGCAAGCTCAGTTATTGTAGTGAAGTCTATAGTTTCAAAACTCACCAAAGGTTGAATAGAAGGTTTTAGAATCGTTTGATCTTCGGCAACTGAAAAACTTTCTTCGACAGGGTTTTCGTAACTTTTCACACTAGGACGCTTTCCAGAGCCACATTTGAGAAGTAACTGAAAAGGCAGCACAAATTAGATAGTGGCAATCCATGCAAATAGGAATTTAAAGACTGACAGTGTAAAACGTTTTTACACAATCATCCAATCAGATCTTGCCGTATAGATATTTGTTGAAATACTTTATGAATTGAGTTTAATTATTGtacactgtcggtgtaaagattctttacacatgcatccaatgatgtgttgccacatcatttaatgaacgtgacacatcatgtgtttttaaataccatacattatgtgttggtatattattggacgcatgtgtaacATAACTTTATACTGacagtgcatataaattaaattcttatgaATAATAACAGTAACATCATTATGAAATCTAATTGGATGactgagtaaaaaaaaatacactgtCAAGTACATAGCCTTTAAACTCCATTATTAATTTGTCAAATTGAAAGTGATTTGTTTACTTGGTTTAAGCACCTTGGGTGTAGCTTTACGGGCATTTTCTTCAGTTAAACCTCCCTCAAAATCACTTGCAGGACGACGAAATTTTCGATTCCCAGACTTGATAAAAATCTGCAAAAAAATATAGCACAAATGAAGTCATTGAAAGAACTTCAAGTCACGTGCGAACGGGGAGGCCAGAAGCTTTGGATCAAGAGCATTAAATGTTTACATAAAATTGCCAAAAGAAATTATacagaataaataaaaaaataaaaataaaaaagtccaatagaaaacaaaagaagACGAGGAAATTCTGTATGTAACAAGAATTATAAACCAAAGCATTTTACTGCCATAAAAAAGTAAgacatttttcaaaaactaGTGAGAGAATAGTTTATCCACTATTTCATGCCAAAGTTTACCTAATTAAATCAAAGACGAGTAAATTAAAAATACAGTataatctatttattttattaaaaacttcCCATTTGTCTGCCAGTCTTATAAGACCTTACATTTAATCATAACCcaaattcaaaaaaacaaaatgcagAGACATACAATTCAGATATTAAGATGTGAGAGCCTCTACTATTAAAGAGATGAAAGAGTGGTTCATCCACGCTAGGATGGAGTGAGAAAACCAGACTCTAATACCGCAGAAAATAGAGAACTCACTTCTAAAGCCTAGCTGATAAGAAAGATAGCTTATAGCACAAATGGGAGTCCCATTTTTCATTTCTAGTATAACTATGACTCAAAATAACAGACTCatggataaaaaaattgtattgccTTTTATTATTTACTTTTGCAGTGAATCTTTCATTATTTCATATAAAGGAGTTAATTTAATATCCATTCTTTCAGTATTGGCTTATTGTCAAGAAACAGAtgaataattaagaaaaaaattttgATGTTTCCTACAATCTTATAAACCAAATTTATCCAATTTGGTTTTACAAAATGCTAGGTTTGAATCTAGACGTATTTCGTTA
Coding sequences within it:
- the LOC123899546 gene encoding protein ALP1-like, with amino-acid sequence MGPLKVTKKRRKTEMNHDDITGSSEKEGVVDWWDELSKKINGLQKSPPKIYRKTFEYICSLVKDDIATKSAHFSFSNGKPVGLIDQVAVALRRLGSGDSFVVIGESFGLSHSTVSQITWRFVESMEERALHHLQWPSTQEEMNTIKSKFEKIQGFPNCCGAIDVTHITLNLPGTEHSSDVWLDHKKNHSMVLQAIVDPDMKFRDIVTGWPGKMEDSLIFSSSNFNKLCNKGERLDGKVLKFSEESEIREYIIGDSAYPLLPYLIVPYEEKELLKSEAKTQFNKLHLETRMVAQRALTRLKEMWRIIRGNMWRPDKHRLPRIILVCCLLHNIVIDMQDEVKDELLCLYHHNHDSGYQQLVCGDADEKGMALRESLLSYLNGRLHS
- the LOC123900084 gene encoding methyl-CpG-binding domain-containing protein 7-like isoform X2, which produces MVSMALVTTENEAPLNRTNSTDNNNNELQIVVRSPPITLPDGWLVEKRLRRHSSDPNRVDRYYIEPHTGQKFRSLISVQRYLSDESRNYLPKRMISENNDTIFIKSGNRKFRRPASDFEGGLTEENARKATPKLLLKCGSGKRPSVKSYENPVEESFSVAEDQTILKPSIQPLKKIKTREDNRTNSFHNLTTPPTKVSWVLSGPGGFWNPFLDDSIVPTSEKSKWSKAFSISINEGVTN
- the LOC123900084 gene encoding methyl-CpG-binding domain-containing protein 7-like isoform X1, with amino-acid sequence MVSMALVTTENEAPLNRTNSTDNNNNELQIVVRSPPITLPDGWLVEKRLRRHSSDPNRVDRYYIEPHTGQKFRSLISVQRYLSDESRNYLPKRMISENNDTIFIKSGNRKFRRPASDFEGGLTEENARKATPKLLLKCGSGKRPSVKSYENPVEESFSVAEDQTILKPSIQPLCSKKTNSQKKIKTREDNRTNSFHNLTTPPTKVSWVLSGPGGFWNPFLDDSIVPTSEKSKWSKAFSISINEGVTN